TAGACTCATTAGGAGATGGCTAGAGGGGAAAGTGGTCACGGATGTGTCAATGATGATTGTGGGAGAAGAAATCGATGAAGGGCTTCATTGTGTGCATTAATGCAAACGCGGATAAAACTGATCTGGTCTACCGACTAGAGAAGGATGTGGATGCGAAGATAGAGCAAACGTTAGATGTTATTTCATCGTGACtttaacaaagagaagaaaatgagagtTAGATACTTTCAGTTGCGGCAGGGCTTTCATTTCTCAGTTTATAATTCTGTCAGTGATGTTTCTATAGGTAATTTACACTTAGTTTTGATTCCCGGAAAAAAACTATGTGTCTATGGCGACGTTGGACCTGAATTCTTTTATTGTTTCGAGGCAggggcaaaaaaaaattaatgataatgAAGCATGTGAAATGTGATTACTTCTACGTGATCCGGCCTCCATAAGTAAAAAACATGGTTTTCCCCGAATAAGATGTTGAAAAAGCATTAGTTTAGAGCGTGACTAGATTAGCATAAGTTATAACCCAACAAACCATGAACGTATGAAATGCCTTAGAGAAGAACAACATCCCCATGGGCCATGTACCATTCTTCTTCGTCTAGTTAAGAGTCCTCCTCTACTTTACCATCTTCGGTATCCTCCTCTATTTTACCTTCTTCGGCGTCCTCCTCTACTTTACCTtcaaacttcctcttcttgctCGTTTTCTTCAATGTTTTAGCATCAACCGAAGtcagtaaataaaaaattatgccATCTATTTCACATTTCGGGTCTAGTTGAAGGCAATTGTAGGTTCCAGATTCacctaaattctaaaaattagaaatctaaACTTACCTTTAATTGGTTCTGTTTTGGAGCACCAAACACTGTGTAGTCCAAAGCCTGCTTGACAAACAAGTGTACATCAAGTGGAAATCAGATGTATTTTCATTGAAGTGAGAACTTGAGGCAATTGTAGGTTCCAGATTCacccaaaattctaaaaattataaatctcAACTTGCCTGGTTAAGATTCACCACACCCATCACTTTCACCAAGTCCAGAGCCTGCTTGAGAACCAAAATGTACATCAGAGATAATTCCACCGAAGTGAGAAAAGGAGGGATACATATTTACAGAAGCAGAGAGGTcgcttacattatttttatggTCGTCACTCTTGAGATGAATGCTGAGATCTTCGAAGTTTTGGCCAGCAAAAAAGCACATTGAGCAAGACCAGGGAGATTCACCCGTTTCACTGCACTTGTCCTGAAGAACAAGTCTGGTTATCTCCTGTTTACTATCCGTAGACCCTGAATCCATATCATCTGTTGAAAAACCCACATCGAGTTCAGAAAAAGCTCTGCTGGTTATTCAAAGCTGCGTGTGAGAGAGGGTAAGGAAAAACACACCTTCTAGTATGCTTGTCCAGAGCCACTCTTTATCAACCCCAAACAGAAAGCTTTTCCAGAGCCAGGCTGAAGCTGGATCGCGGTGGGGATATGCCAGAAAAATTGTGTATCCATCAAGTTCTATGGAATAAAGAGTACGAGCTAGACTTTCCAGTTCCTTAGGACCAGATATTAGCATTATATTAGCTGGAGGTGGGTTCCTCTCCATCCacataaacaaatttgtttgtaGTTCTGTTTCAGTAAAGAAAACGCAATGTCAAATGGACACCGTAGTGTAAAAGAAAAAACGGTACTAAACTTATAtagaaagagatgagaagaagataaacctTTCGAATATATAAGAGCGATTCCAGTGGAAGACAGCTCTCGCAAGACACCATCGTCAGGGGCATTAGGGTTGTGTGTTAGTCTGCCAATGGCTGTAATGGTGACAGGACCAGAGACTTCTGAATTCTTCAAAGCGGATAAGATTCTCGGACCGACCTGGCAGGGATCATAATCAGGGGGAATCGGACAACTGTTGATGTTCCACCAAACCAACGTTTTGACCtcctcgttttcttcttcttcctgcatTGGCATAATCTCGtacttatatatttagttgaagGCAATTGGTAGGTTCCAGGTTACCAAAATTCTAATAGCTTGCCTTTAATTGGACCATATCCACCATTTCCGGGTTATGTTCTGGAGTACCAAACACTGGGAAGCCCAAAGTCTGCTTGACAACCAAAATATACATAGTGGAAATCAGATGTAATTTCATTAAAGTGAGAAAGGAAAACTAGAGGCAATTGTAGGTTCCAGACTCATTCTAGATtctaaaaattagaaatctCAACTTGCCTTAATTTGGTTAAGCTTCATAACATCAGCCATTTTCACCAAGTCCAAAGCCTGCTTGACAACCAAATGTACATCAGAGATAATTTCATGGAAGTGAGAAAGGGAGGGAAACGTATTTTTAGAAGCAGCGAGGAcgcttacattatttttatggTCGTCACTCTTGAGATGAATGCTGAGATCTTCAAAGTTTTGGCCAGCAAAAAAGCACATTGAGCAGGACCAGGGAGATTCACCAGTTTCACTGCACTTGTCCTGAAGAACA
The sequence above is a segment of the Camelina sativa cultivar DH55 chromosome 10, Cs, whole genome shotgun sequence genome. Coding sequences within it:
- the LOC104719010 gene encoding uncharacterized protein LOC104719010 isoform X1, which codes for MQEEEEVKTLVWWNISSCPIPPGYDPRQVGRRIVSALKNSEVSGPVTITAIGRLTHNPNAPDDGVLPELSSSGIALIYSKELQTNLFMWMERNPPPANIMLISGPKELESLARTLYSIELDGYTIFLAYPHRDPASAWLWKSFLFGVDKEWLWTSILGADVDSGSTSNNKQEPTRLVLQDKCSETGESPWSCSMCFFAGQNFEDLSIHLKSDDHKNNALDLVKMADVMKLNQIKTLGFPVFGTPEHNPEMVDMVQLKEEEENEEVKTLVWWNINSCPIPPDYDPCQVGPRILSALKNSEVSGPVTITAIGRLTHNPNAPDDGVLRELSSTGIALIYSKELQTNLFMWMERNPPPANIMLISGPKELESLARTLYSIELDGYTIFLAYPHRDPASAWLWKSFLFGVDKEWLWTSILEDDMDSGSTDSKQEITRLVLQDKCSETGESPWSCSMCFFAGQNFEDLSIHLKSDDHKNNALDLVKVMGVVNLNQALDYTVFGAPKQNQLKKTSKKRKFEGKVEEDAEEGKIEEDTEDGKVEEDS
- the LOC104719010 gene encoding uncharacterized protein LOC104719010 isoform X2 → MQEEEEVKTLVWWNISSCPIPPGYDPRQVGRRIVSALKNSEVSGPVTITAIGRLTHNPNAPDDGVLPELSSSGIALIYSKELQTNLFMWMERNPPPANIMLISGPKELESLARTLYSIELDGYTIFLAYPHRDPASAWLWKSFLFGVDKEWLWTSILGDVDSGSTSNNKQEPTRLVLQDKCSETGESPWSCSMCFFAGQNFEDLSIHLKSDDHKNNALDLVKMADVMKLNQIKTLGFPVFGTPEHNPEMVDMVQLKEEEENEEVKTLVWWNINSCPIPPDYDPCQVGPRILSALKNSEVSGPVTITAIGRLTHNPNAPDDGVLRELSSTGIALIYSKELQTNLFMWMERNPPPANIMLISGPKELESLARTLYSIELDGYTIFLAYPHRDPASAWLWKSFLFGVDKEWLWTSILEDDMDSGSTDSKQEITRLVLQDKCSETGESPWSCSMCFFAGQNFEDLSIHLKSDDHKNNALDLVKVMGVVNLNQALDYTVFGAPKQNQLKKTSKKRKFEGKVEEDAEEGKIEEDTEDGKVEEDS